In the genome of Zootoca vivipara chromosome 6, rZooViv1.1, whole genome shotgun sequence, the window TCAGATCCCTGGCCGTACTGGTAGCTGGAATGGCCAGAGTCACCTTCCGAATCAATTTGGACGTCCTCTTCAGATGGAGAAGTGTGGCTTATAGGCTCCGAAACTCGCTCTTCAAGTTTACTTGCCTTATAGTGAGGGACATCGGAGGGTTGTGGCAGCCCTATATGTCTACTGGTTTTCTTCATGGGTTCTTGCCTTTGGTCATGCTTGGAGAGCTGCTGGGCATTTCTTTGAGTGGCTGGGTAATAATTGAAATTGGTCCAAGAATTTCCACCCACTATACATGTCCCTTGATCTGGGCTTAAGTGCGAATGAGGGGGACTGCTCTCTGTTCTCCACCCAGTCCCATACAGGCATAAACGCTCCACGCCATTTGAGTTCACTTCCTTATCCGAGAGACTAAAATAGCGATCTTTTTCCTTCTCACTGATATCCAAGGAGGATTTAATGAATGTCTTGCAAACACTAATAACATCAGTCATTTGCAGATAGCTGGCAGCTGACATGACCTCAATCACATTCTGGCCAGTGAGGGAGAGTTTGCCTGAATACACAAAATCCAGGATCACGGAAAATGTTTCGGGAGAAAATGCCTGGAAAGTTGCGGTTGTTGGTTGACTGGTTTCCTTTGAGCACTGTGAAAGGAGCATTTTGAAGTAGCCACTACTGGCAAACAGCACATTCCGGTGGGCTTTGAAGACCTTCCCCTCAACCAAAATGCTGCAGTCACAAAATAAGTCTTGCCTGCGCTGTTCATTTAATTGTTGcagcagatgaaactgatgggaAGAAATCTCCATTCTCAAACAGGGTTGTGTTGctctacaaaaaaagaagaagaaaaagaagaagaataaataagTCTCTGTTTGCTACATATAAACTGCAGCTGCAAGATTTTCAGAAATGGCTGCTACTTTCTAAGTTATTCACAGAGACATGGTGAAGCACAAGACGGTCAGTGACAGAATGCAGTCTTCAAGGGCCAAACTGGATGTGAGCATTGGGAAGGTGCCATTGGGAGGTCAGACCATTAGACAACTTAACTCAAGTCTTGTCTGCAATGAGTAGCTAatgggagcctttcccagcccaacttggagatgccaaggattgaaccagggactttctgtatgcaaagcacatgcttcaCCACTGACCAGCACACTTTCCAAAAACTGTCCACTACTGGTTGGTCTGTTTTTTAGCTTTagcggggcagggcagggagagcaACAAATATGTCTGGGACAGCAGCAATCCCTATGGGCCATTTCCCCCAATCAAAATATTCCCAACTGCTTTTCTCCCTTCAGGGGAAAATATTTGTAGagcctctctctctgccccatgGGTGGCAAAGCAGTCTGGGGTAAAACTTTTATCAGAAAAATGGCCCATTTGTAAAGGGCTAATCTGCCACAGGCCATGGTCTCAAACACAGTTACCAACATGGTAATTTCTGCAACTGaattcaagtttttaaaaaaaccaaatcagTGTTGTGTACTGGTTGGAGTGCTGGGGTGCAgcttgggagacccaggttcaaaaaTCCCCaattggtcatgaagctcactgggagttGGAGCTGGTCACTTTCTCTGtcagctaacctacctcacagggttgttgtgaggataaaatgggggtatGCTTGCTTGAGCTTTTTAGAACTAAGGGGAGAAGATAAAACAGGTTAGTAGGTTAATACTGTACTGAGAGACACTTCACATCACACCTGGTCTGAACCAGAGTCCCCCTGAAACTCTTAAGTACTTCTGAGTGAGGTGTAGGGGATCTGCAGctgtccagatgtttctggactacacttcccatggtccctgatggctggggctgatgagatttggagtccatcaacatccaGAGGGGCCAGGAAAGGGGTGCTCAGCACACAGCATTTTCTCTCGCACCTGTAACAGCTTCTTAACTTGTGTATCCAGAGCCTAATAAATAGCTGCACCATAAGGGCATGGTTGTACACCAGCATCTTTGCCTCTGCAGAGCTGAGCATGATGGAAGCAGCCAGTGTCCTTCACCTCAGTTATGATCAGCTGGACACATGAGAGACTGAATCTCTCTGGGTAATGACTGTGGGATGGCTACTCCTAAAGCAGGCACGTTTCAATTGCTTGTTTGAATTTTCCAGATAAAATACGGCATCAAAATGGCAATCTGTATTCCTCCCACCcactttaatctggatttacccattctgggggaaatccaataaaaaaatgggggggggaaccctgctgTCAACAACCAGTTTGCAAATTAAGCCCCTGTCTGGAAGCCCCCAAACTCAATCTGCCTACATGAAACCCCAGAGCAGTAAGGTCAGTTGGTTTAAATGCCATCAGGTTTGCATCCCCTCACACAGCTTGTGAAACCAGAATCCCATGCAAAGCCAGTTTGCCTAACATTGCAAGCAGTCATTATTTAGAGACTCAGCAAGCTCAACCCACCATTCCTAAGCAATCACTACTTTCTTCCCATAATCAAATTGTGACATGGAAGTTGTCCCTCACCCCGTTATGCCCTAATTGCATGCCCCGTTTTTgtcgtggggggtggggggagggggccggCGTTTTCTTCTCAGTCCCGATAGTAGCCAGCTGGATCGCTATTACCAAGGCAGCCGATCTGGGCTTAACCTGCAACAGGCACGCCAGTTGGGTTGGGCTGCTGGTTTCCAAGCCCGCAGCTAGCAGCGCGACACCTTGTCACACCACTCAGCGTCCCAGCCCTTCGCACCGCGGGGCTCCGCGACTCTAGCGCAGAGGTCAGCAACTGGAGACTTTGCTCGCCAAATCCGGCCCCCCGAGACGACAGGCGTCCTTCCAGCCTGGAGGCGAAAAGTGGGGAAACGGGACTTGCTGGCATGTCAAGTGTGTGGCGTGGAGGGGCCGCCGGGGGGGTCGAGGAGCCACTGGCCCCGCCGCCTCCCTCTCGTCACAGCCCCGCACCCACCGGCAGGACTGCCCCTCCGATCGCCAGGTGCGCCGCCCTCGCCGCCAGAAAGGGCGGCCAGGAGGCGTCGCAGACGCTGCAACCAGAGGAGCTGCCTCGGAGCGGGCGGCCGACACCGCAGCAGCGCCGGTCCTCCCCATGCCCTGCCAGGCAGCACAAGGGGCGCCGGCGCCGCACATTGGCAGAGGGCGCCGTCAGTCTCTGGCCCGCCCATCCCGAGCTGGAGGCTCGGCCATCGGGAGCCAGGGACGCCCGACGGCGCTGGAGGCGCGCCTGCCAAGTCACCAGGGACCGATCACCGGCGTTGCCTCCAGTCAGAGGGGCACCGGTCCGCGCGCCCTGCCAGGAGgaggaccaccaccaccacccaacccgcccgcccgcctttCCTGAGAAGGGCGCCGGGAGGCGATGCGGAATTCCCAGCCGTCGCCGCAGCCGGCTGCCTAGCGTGCGTGGCCTTtcccgttgctgctgctgccgccgccactcgATGCCCGGGCGCGGAAGGTGCCCCTGCCCGGCTCGAAGCTCCGCACGCGCGGCAGGGAGGACTCCGTCGGTCCCTCGCCAGCCCTTTGTTGCGAGCCGAACGCCGCGCCCGGGGCGGCATCGGCAGCAAATGGCGCCCGCCCGCTCGCCCGCCTGACGGGGCTGGCCGGGCGCTGCCCGATTGGGGCGCCgcgcaggaggagggagaggcggCGCGGCCGGACATCCTCCGCTAGCCGGGGAAGCAGAGGCGCGCCCGGCTCACCCTAGAGCCGCCTCAGCCCGGAGGACGCCCTGCTCGGCCTGCTGGCGCTGCCGCGGAGGCACCGCTGACTTACCGCTCGGCAGAGGCGCGggctgggcggcggcggcggcgagacgGGCGGTCGAGGGGCGGCGGGGCTCTCCAAGTGGCGCTGGCTCGGGGTTCGACGGATGAGGGCGCGAAACCTCGCCGGGCGCCGCCGCCCCAAAGCGCTGAGCAGCCCGGCCGGGAAAGAAACAAAAGGTAGTTGCTGACGTGGGCGTTGGAAAGAGACGCCCGAGGGCTGGGGACACAATTAAAGGGGCAACGCAGCGAGCGCGGCAGGGGCCAGGCGCGCACGCCGCTCTGCGCCTGCCGACGGCGCGggcgcctccccctccccttctccgcctcctccgctgccgccgcctcgcCTTGCCAGCCCCAGCTGTGCACCCGCTGGGCGCCCGGCTGCCCCCCGCTTCCTCAGCGGGCGCAAGCGCGCTCGCCTCCCTGGGGTCTCAAGGGCGGCTCCAGTCGAGCGAGCCTCTCGAAGCCCCAACGAGCCATGGGAAATGGGCACTTACTGGAGGAGCCCCTCTAGACGGGCCTCCCTCGCTGGGCTCTGTTCTGCTCAAAAGGTCAACGACCGCTGCTGTTTCAGCTCCGAACCGCCTTGGTTTTTAATGGTGCGGCTCCTTTCTCGCCCTCCGAGCTGGAACGTGAGGGCTTAGTTGGAGAATAAGCAAGCCCCGAGGCGGAGCTGGGCCAAGACACGGTGTGCTGAGTGGATCTGGCTGGAAATCCAGCAAGCCATCCGGGGCTGTTGAACACGAAATACTTGGTCTCTGTGTGCGCTACTCTTGAATGGTTAAACGCCTACCTTCCTGTAACTAAAGGCCTTTGGTTAACTAATAAACTCTACCGACCTACTGCCCTTTCACGGTGCTCTTAAATCTGTCCCCCCACTTAGCTGCAAGAGTAGAGGCAGTTCCTCCTGGATCAAGAGAAATGGTTTGGGGACCTAAAACCGACAAACCTCccagcaggaaaagaaaatgggCATGCAAATGACTTTGAAAATTGtaacactttaaaaaagagagagagagaaggctattAGGATTATTCATATCCACCACCTTTTGATCCATTTTGAACTCTTGGAAAGATGGGCTTTGAAACAGCTACCAAGAGCTGACAGCATGTTTCTATGAAGGGATTTCCCCTagggggggaaaaaacctagaaaaaGGGCTTGCACTGTTGACAGTGTGGTgtcccccctttttggggtgagTGTCCCACTGGTTTCTATTTATGGGTCAGGACAGCAGCTCATTAGCagtccatctgctttgcatgcaggtcttcTCTTCAATCTCCAGCACCTCCTGGAAAGTCACTaccagacaatactaagctagatggatcaactGTTTGAcatggtaaaaggcagcttctcatGACAATCTCGCTAATCCAAGTTCTAGTTGTGCATAAAAGAAGCtggtttccttttcctccccattAGAAAAGACCACACTTCCCCCAGACTCACTAAAGACCTATTCAACCAGTTCACTGAGACTGGATGAGCATCACAGTGCATATGACAAAATATCCAGATGTGCATCCCTATTGGCTGTGTGCATAAGGCTGCTTCAACTGGCAGATCCCCTTTATGTATGCAGTttgctgattaatattctacagcctctaaaatgtgtttgtggaaaggGGGTTATTGTTTAGTTTAGTTATTGTATTAtcaatttattttgtatttttatcttgaggattgccctgagatcttcaggtgaagggaggtatataaatttaataataataataataaattcctagTCTGATACTCCAGCCGCAGGAGCTCCAGGCAAATACTCAGTTCCAAGTCTACATCTGAAGTGGGTGGGTTGGAAAACCACCCTACTATTTGTGCACCCCAAAGTACCTTCTTACACAGCTGAGTACCTTACATACAAACAGAAGGTGGCACCGTTATTCCAATgttattttgatatttatttttttcacattTTCAGCTATAAAAGAACTGGACTACAGTTATATAAACATGTATAGTACATAAACAGTTTAAACATACAAGACTTGATAATGCACCACTGCAGAAACAAAATTACAAAAGCACTTCATATTTGTTTCTCCCGCCTCCCCgggaagaaaaagacaaaataaaaatagctgcTATAGTGGCGGTCTCTGCAGATTCTCAACTTTGGTTTATTTCTGATCTACCCTGACACAAGTCAAACATCAGAAAGGAGACACCAGAAATTAGGCAGGCAGTGATGGCACTTCAGTACTACTTTCCCTTTAGGGACCCACAGATAAACACGCAGTTCTGATTAGTCTCTTGAGACCTGGTATGGTACAGTATGTTAAGAAAGCAATCAGATCAGGTCGTTTCCCTGCATACCACCAAGACCACTTTAATTCTTACCCCTTTGGCCCTCTtactatttgtttattatttatataaccCCTTATATGCCAACATGGCCTCCAAGTTGTTTATAATTTACAGGTCTAATGGGCCATATTCCAGTCCAAAGCTCCACAGGCTTTGGGGAAATAAGAGTCACTCCATTCCCTGTAATATCAGTTGCAGCTCCGTGCATGCAGTGGAAATGTGTACACAGAGCTGTCGCCGACTGCGTTAAACAGAAGACCCCCAGCTCTTGGTGCATCCACACATCAGAACTACATGTGCGAATAACACCTGCTGCCAATGAAGCGCATATGACTAAGTTATGTGCAAGCTCTTACCTGACCAACTAAGAATGTGGCATCTTTCtttgagggaatttttttaaaaagagctttgtGCTCGAGCTGTAATCATGGCATTCGTCACTCCCTAGCCTTGTCTCTCCCTAGCCTTGCTCTGTTCTACGTAGGATTTTGCAAGCTCGTTGGGAGTACAGAGCAGCTTTTACAAATATTTTCCTTATGAAGCTATATAAAGTAACCTGTACACGGATGGTGGTACTTCTTCCCCCAGGACACAGTTAAAACTATAGCAATAGCCACCGacatggatggttttaaaagaggattagacaaactcatggagccATAAATGGCTGTGTACCACCTTCCAGGAtggtttgcctctgaataccaattgctggaaattacaagtggggagagttgctcttgcactTGGCTCCTATCTGTGggatttccacaggcatctggttgaccgctgagagaacaggatgttggactggacggacctttggcctgatccagcagggcttttctatGTTGCTGTGTCAGTACATCCACTTACAACAAATCCAAGCTGTGGTATGACTGCACTTTCAGAAATTCACACACAATCCATTGTTGCATTGGTccaattgatttcaataggt includes:
- the ZBTB8A gene encoding zinc finger and BTB domain-containing protein 8A — protein: MEISSHQFHLLQQLNEQRRQDLFCDCSILVEGKVFKAHRNVLFASSGYFKMLLSQCSKETSQPTTATFQAFSPETFSVILDFVYSGKLSLTGQNVIEVMSAASYLQMTDVISVCKTFIKSSLDISEKEKDRYFSLSDKEVNSNGVERLCLYGTGWRTESSPPHSHLSPDQGTCIVGGNSWTNFNYYPATQRNAQQLSKHDQRQEPMKKTSRHIGLPQPSDVPHYKASKLEERVSEPISHTSPSEEDVQIDSEGDSGHSSYQYGQGSDTVPRSSAVSQQEHDSPHPAGKSKSSKGDEPYASMPSVLGVMGNWADDDLPRMRFKCPFCTHVVKRKADLKRHLRCHTGERPYPCEACGKRFSRLDHLSSHFRTIHQACKPICRKCKRHVTEMTGQVVQEGTRRYRLCNECLSEAGIDSIRIDLDTEPPPEFPLEEDKDSNWNYGEDNRSDVEIVEDGSTDLVIQQVDDSDDEAEEKDIKPNIR